A stretch of Episyrphus balteatus chromosome 2, idEpiBalt1.1, whole genome shotgun sequence DNA encodes these proteins:
- the LOC129910852 gene encoding augmin complex subunit wac, giving the protein MDTLHTFEEVSALKKLREEYERQLKMFGVELCDLPDDCMTKLNECIQLKMATKLHDLSINYLKEFYYTRKKEQIDQRLAITKIQTDINDLEKQIEAETLELDQLQMFTTLVNKRLMSEAEMENNKVSIDKKMQDMIARQKSFMIPEDINIDELIRKIELLESRKKNTKNT; this is encoded by the exons atgg aTACCTTACACACATTTGAAGAAGTTAGTGcgttaaaaaaattac GCGAAGAATACGAACGACAGCTGAAAATGTTCGGCGTGGAATTGTGCGATTTACCAGACGATTGCATGACCAAACTAAACGAATGCATACAACTCAAAATGGCAACAAAACTACACGATCTTAGcattaattatttaaaagaattcTATTACACAaggaaaaaagaacaaattgatCAACGTCTTGCCATAACAAAAATCCAGACAGATATAAATGATCTGGAAAAACAAATTGAAGCAGAAACTCTGGAATTGGATCAATTGCAAAT GTTTACAACATTAGTCAATAAACGTTTAATGTCAGAAGCTGAAatggaaaataataaagtttcaatTGATAAAAAGATGCAAGATATGATTGCGAGACAG aagtccTTTATGATACCTGAAGATATAAACATTGATGAATTAATCAGGAAAATTGAATTGCTTGAGAGtcgaaaaaagaatacaaaaaatacatga
- the LOC129910841 gene encoding gamma-glutamyl hydrolase A, with protein sequence MLQSRVLVVVIASAVVLLYCSPVLANSIVNKEDDVKDNDIPIVGILTMEPSSYTRKKFADRNLTSYLAASYVKFVEGAGARVVPIWIGKSPEYYKDIVTKINGVVLPGGATYFNNSQGYADAGYHIYNAAIELNEKGTYFPLWGVCLGFELIAYIESNRTEHRAICSSNRQPLPLEFVEGYNTSRLFGSAPTEVISMLKKKNVTANFHQFCITKKIFHEYGFDKNYNILSINHDWDGFEFISSIEHKRYPFYGVQFHPEKNLYEFIRNRGIPHMLEGILTSQYFAYFFVAETRKNMNKYTDPKEEENSLIYNFDPVYTGKNGSSFMQQYLFEGDKTAIPIPGFGYRPMSRRISLAKKNRSSQRSQDSNDI encoded by the exons atgcttCAATCACGTGTTTTAGTGGTTGTAATAGCATCGGCAGTAGTTTTATTATACTGTTCACCAGTATTAGCAAATTCGATAGTTAATAAGGAAGATGATGTCAAGGACAATGACATCCCGATCGTGGGAATTCTTACAATGGAACCATCCTCCTATACCCGCAAAAAGTTTGCAGATAGAAATTTAACTAGTTACCTTGCGGCTTCCTATGTTAAGTTTGTTGAAGGTGCTGGTGCTCGAGTTGTGCCAATAtg gATTGGCAAGTCACCTGAATATTATAAGGATATTGTAACTAAAATAAATGG tGTCGTTTTACCTGGTGGAGCAACTTATTTTAATAATTCACAAGGATATGCAGATGCAGGTTATCACATTTACAATGCAGCTAttgaattaaatgaaaaaggaaCATATTTTCCTCTTTGGGGAGTGTGCCTTGGATTTGAACTTATTGCTTATATTGAATCTAACCGAACGGAACATAGAGCTATATGTTCATCTAATCGTCAACCATTGCCATTAGAGTTTGTTGAAG gaTACAATACGAGTAGATTGTTTGGCAGTGCACCTACAGAGGTTATATCTATGCTTAAGAAGAAGAATGTTACTGCAAATTTCCATCAGTTTTGCATCACTAAAAAG ATTTTCCACGAATATGgctttgacaaaaattataacatCCTAAGTATCAACCACGATTGGGatggttttgaatttatttcttCCATCGAACATAAAAG GTATCCCTTTTATGGTGTTCAATTTCATCCTGAGAAAAATCTCTATGAATTCATTCGAAATCGTGGCATCCCACATATGTTAGAAGGCATACTTACATCACAATATTTTGCTTATTTCTTTGTCGCTGAGACacgaaaaaatatgaacaagtACACGGATCCCAAAGAGGAAGAAAACAGTTTGATATATAATTTCGACCCTGTGTATACAGGAAAGAATGGATCCTCGTTTATGCAACAATACCTATTTGAGGGTGATAAAACAGCAA TACCAATCCCTGGATTTGGATACCGTCCAATGAGTCGACGAATAAGTTTGGCTAAGAAAAATCGGTCTTCCCAGCGATCTCAAGATTCTAATGATATTTGA